The Collimonas fungivorans Ter331 genome has a segment encoding these proteins:
- the ilvA gene encoding threonine ammonia-lyase, biosynthetic, whose amino-acid sequence MTTDYLQKILTARVYDVAVETPLELAPTLSKRIENQIYFKREDMQSVFSFKLRGAYNKMASLTPAQLKRGVICASAGNHAQGLALSAAKLGCRAVIVMPTTTPQVKVDAVRARGGEVVLFGDSYTDAYNHALTLEKKLKLTFVHPFDDPHVIAGQGTIGMEILRQHAGPIHAIFVPIGGGGLIAGIAAYVKAVRPEIKIIGVQTTDSDAMARSLKSGRRVTLPDVGLFADGTAVKLVGEETFRLARLYVDEVILVDTDAVCTAIKDVFQDTRSILEPSGALAVAGAKAYVERAKATRKPVKDQTLVTIASGANMNFDRLRFVAEMADIGQLREAVYAVTIPEQFGSFRRFCELVGPRNVTEFNYRISDEKVAHVFVGVQTSSGEEAKLIAKNFEKHGFSTLDLTHDELAKVHVRHLVGGKSPLAENELLYRFEFPERPGALMRFLNSMAPDWNISLFHYRSQGGDVGRILVGLQVPKKEMKIFRSFLSSLGYRYWDETSNPVYKLFLG is encoded by the coding sequence ATGACCACAGATTATTTGCAGAAGATCCTCACCGCCCGCGTCTACGACGTCGCGGTCGAAACCCCTCTTGAACTGGCGCCCACGCTGTCGAAGCGGATTGAGAACCAGATTTATTTCAAGCGCGAGGATATGCAAAGCGTGTTCAGTTTCAAGTTGCGCGGCGCCTATAACAAGATGGCCAGCCTGACCCCGGCCCAGCTCAAGCGCGGCGTGATCTGCGCCTCGGCCGGCAACCATGCGCAAGGACTGGCGCTGTCGGCGGCCAAGCTCGGCTGCCGCGCCGTGATCGTGATGCCGACCACCACGCCGCAGGTCAAGGTCGACGCGGTGCGGGCGCGCGGCGGCGAGGTCGTGCTGTTCGGCGACTCCTACACCGACGCTTACAACCACGCGCTGACGCTGGAAAAGAAACTCAAGCTGACCTTTGTCCATCCCTTCGACGATCCGCACGTGATCGCCGGCCAGGGCACCATCGGCATGGAAATCCTGCGCCAACACGCCGGCCCTATCCACGCGATTTTTGTACCGATCGGTGGCGGCGGACTGATCGCCGGCATCGCCGCCTACGTCAAGGCGGTGCGGCCCGAGATCAAGATCATCGGCGTGCAGACCACCGATTCCGACGCCATGGCGCGCAGCCTGAAGAGCGGCCGCCGCGTCACCTTGCCGGACGTCGGCCTGTTCGCCGACGGCACCGCGGTCAAGCTGGTCGGCGAAGAGACCTTCCGCCTGGCGCGCCTGTACGTCGATGAAGTGATCCTGGTCGATACCGATGCGGTGTGCACTGCGATCAAGGATGTATTCCAGGACACGCGCAGCATCCTCGAGCCGTCCGGCGCGCTGGCGGTGGCCGGCGCCAAGGCCTATGTCGAACGCGCCAAGGCCACGCGCAAGCCGGTCAAGGACCAGACCCTGGTCACCATCGCCTCCGGCGCCAACATGAATTTCGACCGCCTGCGCTTCGTCGCCGAAATGGCCGACATCGGCCAGCTGCGCGAAGCGGTGTATGCCGTCACCATCCCGGAACAGTTCGGCAGCTTCCGCCGTTTCTGCGAACTGGTGGGGCCGCGCAACGTCACCGAATTCAACTACCGCATCAGCGACGAGAAAGTCGCCCACGTGTTTGTCGGAGTGCAGACTTCCAGCGGCGAAGAAGCCAAGCTGATCGCCAAGAATTTCGAGAAGCATGGCTTCAGCACGCTCGACCTGACCCACGACGAACTGGCCAAGGTCCACGTGCGGCACCTGGTGGGCGGCAAGAGTCCGCTGGCGGAAAACGAACTGCTGTACCGCTTCGAGTTCCCGGAACGTCCGGGCGCGCTGATGCGTTTCCTCAATTCGATGGCGCCCGACTGGAACATCAGCCTGTTCCATTACCGCAGCCAGGGCGGCGATGTCGGCCGCATCCTGGTCGGGCTGCAGGTGCCGAAAAAAGAGATGAAGATCTTCCGCAGTTTCCTCTCCAGCCTCGGTTACCGTTACTGGGACGAGACCAGCAATCCGGTCTATAAACTGTTCCTCGGCTGA
- a CDS encoding YqaA family protein — MIESAVLWLLKTLAVPTVGLTSVFIISFVAATLLPLGSEPAVFAVIKANGALFWPVIFVATAGNTLGGMVDYWMGYGAKQAFSRERGSSWFSWLERYGAKTMLLAWVPGIGDPICTLGGWLKLPFWPSVMYMAIGKFARYVLVVWLLLNVPDGFWRQVASWLA, encoded by the coding sequence ATGATCGAATCCGCAGTTTTATGGTTGCTCAAGACGCTCGCCGTGCCCACGGTCGGCCTGACTTCCGTCTTCATCATCAGTTTTGTCGCCGCCACCTTGCTGCCGCTCGGTTCCGAGCCGGCCGTGTTTGCCGTGATCAAGGCCAACGGCGCGCTGTTCTGGCCGGTGATTTTTGTGGCTACGGCGGGCAACACGCTGGGCGGCATGGTCGATTACTGGATGGGTTACGGCGCCAAGCAGGCATTTTCCCGCGAGCGCGGCAGCAGCTGGTTCAGCTGGCTAGAGCGCTACGGCGCCAAGACCATGCTGCTGGCCTGGGTGCCGGGCATAGGCGATCCGATCTGCACCCTGGGCGGCTGGCTCAAGCTGCCGTTCTGGCCCTCCGTCATGTATATGGCGATCGGCAAGTTTGCCCGGTATGTATTGGTCGTCTGGCTGCTGCTGAACGTGCCGGACGGATTCTGGCGCCAGGTCGCAAGCTGGCTGGCCTGA
- a CDS encoding DUF3683 domain-containing protein: MNAPVKIQALLSDAPHGATPTRLREIPYNYTSFSDREIVIRLLGEASWRLLDELRSKRQTGRSARMLYEVLGDIWVVRRNPYLQDDMLDNPKRRQALIDALHHRLSEVDKRRIVTDEGDVSRDAASDEEAKKRSENVEALLAAARKAIAAFSDEFRQTYDLRKRANKILGRYTAKDNIKFDGLSRVSHVTDATDWRVEYPFVVLTPDSEDEMAGLVKGCIELGLTIIPRGGGTGYTGGAIPLTPLSAVINTEKLEHLGAVQMAVLPGLDKEYATIYSGAGVVTKRVSDAAEKAGFVFAVDPTSAEASCVGGNIAMNAGGKKAVLWGTALDNLASWRMVDPNGDWLDVTRLDHNLGKIHDTPLARFQLEWRHPAEKGRPSEKPFKTEILEIAGRVFRKEGLGKDVTDKFLAGLPGIQKEGCDGLITSGRWILHKMPKHTRTVCLEFFGQARDAIPSIVEIKDFLDAETRKGGAILAGLEHLDERYLRAVGYTTKSKRGVLPKMALFGDIVGDDENAVAQAASEVVRMANNRVGEGFVAVSPEARKKFWLDRARTAAIAKHTNAFKINEDVVIPLNRMGEYTDGIERINIELSAKNKLQLLDELRAFLLKGNLPLGKGDDADGDDIPAAEILEDRVHQAELLLAEVQARWTYLLANLDKPLKDAKDELSALGLEKLDLVFEQRLLQQPDATVFDVVQDRTIRISWKQEVRALLRQIFNGASFKLILDECSAVHKRVLRGRVFVALHMHAGDGNVHTNLPVNSDHYEMLQDAHAAVARIMTLARSLDGVISGEHGIGITKLEFLTEDEIKDFRSYKLRVDPEGRFNKGKLLNLPGFEADLSNAYTPSFGLMGHESLIMQQSDIGAIANSVKDCLRCGKCKPVCATHVPRANLLYSPRNKILATSLLVEAFLYEEQTRRGISIKHWEEFEDVADHCTVCHKCVTPCPVDIDFGDVSMNMRNLLRKMNKKSFNPGTTAAMFFLNATDPATINMTRKVMTDWGFKAQRLGNDILKKFAKKQTKKPPATVGKAPIKEQVIHFINKKMPGNLPKKTARALLDIEDDKIVPIIRDPKSTTADTEAVFYFPGCGSERLFSQVGLATQAMLWQVGVQTVLPPGYLCCGYPQRGSGDFDKAEKIITDNRVLFHRMANTLNYLDIKTVIVSCGTCYDQLQGYQFDKIFPGCRIIDIHEYLLEKNLKLEGVSGTRYMYHDPCHSPMKLQDPMKTVNALITTDNGTKIEKNERCCGESGTFGVSRPDVSTQVRFRKEEEMNKGADKLRADGFGGDVKILTSCPSCLQGLSRYNDDSGTTADYIVVEMARHLLGENWLPDYVARANNGGIERILV, from the coding sequence ATGAACGCCCCAGTCAAAATCCAGGCACTATTGTCAGACGCGCCACATGGCGCCACTCCCACGCGCTTGCGCGAAATCCCCTATAACTACACCTCGTTTTCAGACCGCGAGATCGTGATCCGCCTGCTTGGCGAAGCTTCCTGGCGCCTGCTCGACGAACTGCGCAGCAAACGCCAGACCGGCCGTTCCGCCAGGATGCTGTACGAAGTGCTGGGCGATATCTGGGTAGTGCGGCGCAATCCGTATTTGCAAGATGACATGCTGGACAATCCGAAGCGCCGCCAGGCCCTGATTGATGCATTGCATCATCGGCTCAGCGAAGTCGACAAGCGCCGTATCGTCACCGACGAGGGCGATGTGAGCCGCGATGCCGCTAGCGATGAAGAAGCGAAAAAGCGTAGCGAGAATGTCGAAGCGCTGCTGGCCGCGGCGCGCAAGGCGATCGCCGCCTTCTCCGACGAATTCCGCCAGACCTACGATCTGCGCAAGCGCGCCAACAAGATCCTGGGCCGCTACACCGCCAAGGACAACATCAAGTTCGACGGCCTGTCGCGCGTCTCGCATGTGACCGACGCCACCGACTGGCGCGTTGAATATCCGTTCGTGGTGCTCACGCCCGACAGCGAAGATGAAATGGCCGGCCTGGTCAAGGGCTGCATCGAACTCGGCCTGACCATCATCCCGCGCGGCGGCGGCACCGGCTACACCGGCGGCGCGATTCCGCTGACGCCGTTGTCGGCGGTCATCAACACCGAAAAACTGGAGCATCTGGGCGCAGTCCAAATGGCTGTGCTGCCGGGGCTCGATAAAGAGTACGCCACGATCTATTCTGGCGCCGGGGTAGTCACCAAGCGCGTTTCCGACGCTGCCGAAAAAGCCGGTTTTGTGTTCGCGGTCGATCCGACCTCGGCAGAAGCGTCCTGCGTCGGCGGTAACATCGCCATGAACGCCGGCGGCAAGAAAGCCGTGCTGTGGGGCACCGCGCTGGATAATCTCGCCAGCTGGCGCATGGTCGATCCGAACGGCGACTGGCTGGATGTCACGCGCCTGGACCACAACCTCGGCAAGATCCATGACACGCCGCTGGCGCGCTTCCAGCTGGAATGGCGCCACCCGGCCGAAAAAGGCCGGCCAAGCGAAAAGCCGTTCAAGACCGAGATCCTGGAAATCGCCGGTCGTGTATTCCGCAAGGAAGGCCTGGGCAAGGACGTCACCGACAAATTCCTGGCGGGTTTGCCGGGCATACAGAAAGAAGGCTGCGACGGCCTGATCACCTCCGGGCGCTGGATTTTGCACAAGATGCCGAAGCACACGCGCACCGTCTGTCTGGAGTTCTTCGGCCAGGCGCGCGATGCGATTCCTTCGATCGTCGAGATCAAGGATTTCCTCGATGCCGAAACCAGGAAGGGCGGCGCAATCCTGGCCGGCCTGGAGCACCTGGACGAGCGTTACCTGCGCGCGGTCGGTTACACCACCAAGTCGAAACGCGGCGTGCTGCCGAAGATGGCGCTATTCGGTGACATCGTCGGCGACGATGAAAACGCGGTAGCGCAGGCAGCCTCGGAAGTGGTGCGCATGGCCAACAACCGCGTCGGCGAAGGCTTCGTCGCGGTCAGCCCGGAAGCGCGCAAGAAATTCTGGCTGGACCGCGCCCGCACGGCCGCCATCGCCAAGCACACCAACGCTTTCAAGATCAATGAAGACGTGGTGATTCCGCTCAACCGCATGGGCGAATACACCGACGGCATCGAGCGCATCAATATCGAGCTGTCGGCCAAGAACAAGCTGCAGCTGCTGGATGAGCTGCGCGCGTTCCTGCTCAAGGGCAATCTGCCGCTGGGCAAGGGCGACGACGCCGACGGCGACGATATTCCCGCCGCCGAAATCCTCGAAGACCGCGTGCACCAGGCCGAGCTGCTGCTGGCCGAAGTGCAGGCGCGCTGGACTTATCTGCTGGCGAATCTGGACAAGCCGCTCAAGGATGCGAAAGACGAACTGAGCGCACTGGGCCTGGAAAAGCTCGACCTGGTGTTCGAGCAGCGCCTGCTGCAGCAACCGGACGCGACCGTGTTCGACGTGGTGCAGGACCGCACCATCCGCATCTCCTGGAAGCAGGAAGTGCGGGCGCTGCTGCGCCAGATTTTCAACGGCGCCTCCTTCAAGCTGATCCTCGACGAATGCAGCGCGGTGCACAAGCGTGTCTTGCGCGGCCGCGTGTTCGTCGCCCTGCACATGCATGCCGGCGACGGCAACGTCCACACCAATCTGCCAGTCAATTCCGATCACTACGAAATGCTGCAGGATGCGCACGCCGCGGTGGCGCGCATCATGACCCTGGCGCGTTCGCTGGATGGCGTGATTTCGGGCGAGCACGGCATCGGCATCACCAAGCTGGAATTCCTGACCGAAGACGAAATCAAGGATTTCCGCAGCTACAAGCTGCGGGTCGATCCGGAAGGCCGCTTCAACAAGGGCAAGCTGCTCAACCTGCCCGGTTTCGAGGCCGACCTGAGCAATGCCTATACGCCGTCGTTCGGCCTGATGGGGCACGAGTCGCTGATCATGCAGCAAAGCGATATCGGCGCCATCGCCAACAGCGTCAAGGACTGCCTGCGCTGCGGCAAGTGCAAGCCGGTGTGCGCCACCCACGTGCCGCGCGCCAACTTGCTGTACTCGCCGCGCAACAAGATCCTGGCCACTTCGCTGCTGGTGGAAGCTTTCCTGTACGAAGAGCAGACCCGGCGCGGGATCTCCATCAAGCACTGGGAAGAATTCGAAGACGTGGCCGACCATTGCACGGTCTGCCACAAGTGCGTCACGCCTTGCCCGGTCGACATCGATTTCGGCGACGTCTCGATGAACATGCGCAACCTGCTGCGCAAGATGAACAAAAAATCGTTCAATCCCGGCACCACGGCCGCCATGTTCTTCCTGAACGCCACCGATCCGGCCACCATCAACATGACGCGCAAGGTCATGACCGACTGGGGTTTCAAGGCGCAGCGCCTGGGCAACGACATCCTGAAGAAATTCGCCAAGAAGCAGACCAAGAAACCGCCTGCGACCGTCGGCAAGGCGCCGATCAAGGAACAGGTGATCCACTTCATCAACAAGAAGATGCCCGGCAACCTGCCGAAGAAGACCGCGCGCGCCCTGCTGGATATCGAAGACGACAAGATCGTGCCTATCATCCGCGATCCGAAGAGCACCACCGCCGATACCGAAGCCGTGTTTTATTTCCCGGGCTGCGGTTCCGAGCGGCTGTTCTCGCAAGTCGGCCTGGCTACGCAAGCCATGCTGTGGCAGGTCGGTGTGCAAACCGTGCTGCCGCCGGGTTACCTGTGCTGCGGTTATCCGCAGCGCGGCTCGGGCGATTTCGACAAAGCGGAAAAGATCATCACCGATAATCGCGTGCTGTTCCACCGCATGGCGAATACCCTGAACTATCTCGACATCAAGACCGTGATCGTTTCCTGCGGCACTTGCTACGACCAGTTGCAGGGCTACCAGTTCGACAAGATCTTTCCGGGCTGCCGCATCATCGATATCCACGAATACCTGCTGGAGAAGAACCTCAAGCTGGAAGGCGTCAGCGGCACCCGCTACATGTATCACGATCCGTGCCACAGCCCGATGAAACTGCAGGACCCGATGAAGACGGTGAATGCCTTGATCACTACCGACAACGGGACCAAGATCGAAAAGAACGAACGTTGCTGCGGCGAGTCCGGCACTTTCGGCGTCAGCCGTCCGGACGTCTCGACCCAGGTCCGTTTCCGCAAGGAAGAAGAGATGAACAAGGGTGCGGACAAGCTGCGCGCCGACGGTTTCGGCGGCGACGTCAAGATCCTCACTTCCTGCCCGTCCTGCCTGCAGGGTTTGTCGCGCTACAACGACGATTCCGGCACCACAGCCGATTACATCGTGGTGGAAATGGCGCGCCATTTGCTGGGCGAGAACTGGCTGCCGGATTACGTTGCACGCGCCAACAACGGCGGCATCGAACGGATTCTGGTGTGA
- a CDS encoding HIT family protein, whose protein sequence is MANHSADCELCSGDGGEILLRAERFRVVLVDDAQYPGFCRVIWHDHVKEMTDLPVADRSTLMAAVCKVESVVRAVMQPEKINLASLGNMTPHLHWHVIPRYPDDAHFPSPVWAESQRQPAPASLAQRQALLGALRSAISEQF, encoded by the coding sequence ATGGCTAACCATTCGGCTGATTGCGAACTGTGCAGCGGCGACGGTGGAGAAATTCTCCTCCGTGCGGAGAGATTCCGCGTGGTGCTGGTCGACGATGCGCAGTATCCGGGATTCTGCCGCGTCATCTGGCATGACCATGTCAAGGAAATGACCGATCTGCCGGTGGCGGACCGCAGCACGCTGATGGCCGCTGTGTGCAAGGTCGAGTCTGTCGTGCGCGCCGTGATGCAGCCGGAAAAAATCAACCTGGCCAGCCTCGGCAACATGACGCCGCACCTGCACTGGCATGTGATCCCGCGCTATCCGGACGATGCGCATTTCCCCAGCCCGGTCTGGGCCGAGAGCCAGCGGCAGCCGGCGCCGGCCAGCCTGGCGCAGCGGCAGGCGTTGCTGGGCGCGCTGCGCTCGGCGATATCCGAACAGTTTTAA
- a CDS encoding gamma-butyrobetaine hydroxylase-like domain-containing protein: protein MTGSKQSAPAPVPVSFTVHKQSCKLEVAFDDGAVFSLPFELMRVYSPSAEVSGHGPGQEVLQTGKRNVEMAALEPVGNYAVKPTFSDGHVSGIYTWAYLYKLGRDQEAMWEDYLKRLEAAGHTREGGRDLPMTAKNAGGHGCA from the coding sequence ATGACCGGCTCCAAACAATCAGCGCCCGCACCTGTCCCGGTGTCATTCACTGTGCATAAGCAATCGTGCAAGCTGGAAGTTGCCTTCGACGACGGCGCGGTTTTTTCGCTGCCGTTCGAATTGATGCGCGTCTATTCGCCATCGGCCGAAGTCAGCGGCCATGGTCCCGGGCAAGAAGTGTTGCAGACCGGTAAACGCAATGTCGAAATGGCGGCGCTGGAACCGGTCGGCAATTACGCCGTCAAGCCTACCTTCTCGGACGGCCACGTCAGCGGCATTTATACCTGGGCCTACCTGTACAAGCTGGGGCGCGACCAGGAAGCGATGTGGGAAGACTACCTGAAACGCCTGGAAGCGGCAGGCCATACGCGCGAAGGCGGCCGCGACCTGCCGATGACGGCCAAGAACGCCGGCGGCCACGGCTGCGCATGA
- a CDS encoding 2-aminoethylphosphonate--pyruvate transaminase encodes MSLPSRDPILLTPGPLTTSLATKSAMLQDWGSWDASFNAITGKVRKQLLDIANAHESHVCVPMQGSGTFSIEAAINTLLPRNGHMLVLINGAYGKRMAKIVEMMGRQVSVFETAEDVPTTAADVERVLSNDRSITHIGVIHCETSTGILNPLYEIAEVVAQHKKSLIIDAMSSFGALEIDAAKISFDALIAASGKCIEGPPGMGFAIVRKSVLEKSAGNSRSLSLDLHDQWTYMEKTTQWRFTPPTHIVVAFHAALNQFFAEGGQPARLARYTKNYDTLMAGMRELGLIQFLPAKIQAPIIVTMHAPNSASYEFKDFYNRVRDKGFILYPGKLTQAETFRVGCIGSIGAEEMRQAVHAIGDALREMGIKARNASNS; translated from the coding sequence ATGAGCCTGCCAAGCCGCGACCCGATTCTTCTGACTCCCGGACCACTGACCACTTCGCTCGCCACCAAGAGCGCCATGCTGCAGGACTGGGGTTCCTGGGATGCCTCGTTCAACGCCATCACCGGCAAGGTGCGCAAGCAGCTGCTGGACATCGCCAACGCCCACGAGAGCCATGTCTGCGTGCCGATGCAAGGCAGCGGCACGTTTTCGATCGAAGCCGCGATCAACACCCTGCTGCCGCGCAACGGCCATATGCTGGTGCTGATCAATGGCGCCTATGGCAAGCGCATGGCGAAAATCGTCGAGATGATGGGGCGCCAGGTCTCGGTGTTCGAAACGGCGGAAGACGTGCCGACCACCGCCGCCGACGTCGAACGTGTGCTGAGCAACGACCGCAGCATCACCCACATCGGCGTGATCCATTGCGAAACCAGCACCGGCATCCTCAATCCCCTATATGAAATTGCCGAGGTAGTGGCGCAGCACAAGAAGAGCCTGATCATCGACGCCATGAGCTCCTTCGGCGCGCTGGAGATCGACGCCGCCAAGATCAGTTTCGATGCGCTGATCGCCGCCAGCGGCAAATGCATAGAAGGGCCGCCGGGCATGGGTTTTGCGATTGTGCGCAAGAGCGTGCTAGAAAAGAGCGCAGGCAATTCACGTTCGCTGTCGCTCGATCTGCACGACCAGTGGACCTACATGGAAAAAACCACACAGTGGCGCTTCACGCCGCCTACCCACATCGTGGTGGCGTTTCACGCAGCATTGAACCAGTTCTTTGCAGAAGGCGGCCAGCCGGCAAGGCTGGCGCGCTATACCAAGAACTACGACACCCTGATGGCAGGCATGCGCGAACTGGGGCTGATCCAGTTTCTGCCGGCAAAAATCCAGGCGCCGATCATCGTCACCATGCACGCGCCGAACAGCGCCAGTTATGAATTCAAGGATTTCTACAACCGGGTGCGCGACAAAGGATTCATCCTGTATCCGGGCAAACTGACCCAGGCGGAAACTTTCCGCGTCGGTTGCATAGGTTCTATCGGTGCGGAGGAAATGCGGCAGGCAGTGCATGCGATAGGCGATGCGCTGCGGGAGATGGGAATCAAGGCAAGGAACGCCAGCAACTCTTAA
- a CDS encoding putative 2-aminoethylphosphonate ABC transporter permease subunit — protein MSRPASALGMMSSPAGGARQAAAGRQQSHWHERIAHGMLLLVCAGLAVFLLMPVLMILVQSVQDKDGLFVGLRQFGEYMSTSALRQSVLNTLFIAVSVTLLVIPAAFTFAYALTRSMMPFKRFFRTLSLIPILAPSLLAAISFVQWFGTQGALKGLLGGASIYGPIGIVISECYAVFPHALMILITALSLADGRLYEVAESLGTSRLRKFWTITLPGAKYGLISAALVVFTFTVNDFGVPKVIGGDFNVLAIDVYQLVVGQQNFNKGAVVSLLLLLPALMAFAIDFTIRRKLQSQLSARAVPFVPKRHRLFDALMFSYCGLVCLLLLSVLGMAVYTSFIKLWPYNLTLVWDHYYFGLIQDGILESYFNSLRLAAYVVASGIVLIFGSAYLVEKTRGMEAARPVIRLLAMLPMGVPGLVLGLGYIMFFNHPDNPLNFLYRSMAILVLSTVVHYFTSSYLTAVTALKAIDNEFEAVSASLKVPFYKTFLRVTVPVCLPAILDIGRYLFINAMTTISAVVFLYSPDTTLASVALLNLEAEGKIGPAAAMGTLIVLTSTIVCILYALTTRVLLKKAQSWCQT, from the coding sequence ATGAGCAGGCCGGCCAGCGCGCTCGGCATGATGTCGTCGCCGGCCGGCGGCGCCAGGCAGGCGGCGGCCGGCCGCCAGCAAAGCCACTGGCATGAACGCATCGCGCACGGCATGCTGTTGCTGGTGTGCGCCGGGCTGGCGGTATTCCTGCTGATGCCGGTGCTGATGATCCTGGTGCAGAGCGTGCAGGACAAGGATGGCCTGTTCGTCGGCCTGCGCCAGTTCGGCGAATACATGTCGACCTCGGCATTGCGGCAGTCGGTGCTCAATACCTTGTTCATAGCGGTCTCGGTGACGCTGCTGGTGATCCCGGCGGCCTTCACTTTCGCCTATGCCCTGACGCGCAGCATGATGCCGTTCAAGCGTTTTTTCCGCACCCTGTCGCTGATCCCGATCCTGGCGCCGTCGCTGCTGGCGGCGATCTCGTTTGTGCAATGGTTCGGCACCCAGGGCGCGCTCAAGGGCTTGCTGGGAGGCGCCTCGATCTACGGTCCGATCGGCATCGTCATCAGCGAGTGTTATGCGGTGTTTCCGCATGCACTGATGATATTGATTACCGCGCTGTCGCTGGCCGACGGCCGCCTGTATGAAGTGGCGGAATCGCTGGGCACCAGCCGCCTGCGCAAATTCTGGACCATCACCCTGCCCGGCGCCAAGTACGGCCTGATCAGCGCGGCGCTGGTGGTGTTCACTTTCACTGTCAACGATTTCGGCGTGCCCAAGGTCATCGGCGGCGATTTCAACGTGCTGGCCATCGATGTTTACCAGCTGGTCGTCGGCCAGCAGAATTTCAACAAGGGCGCGGTGGTCAGTCTGTTGCTGCTGTTGCCGGCACTGATGGCGTTCGCCATCGACTTCACCATACGGCGCAAGCTGCAATCGCAACTGTCGGCGCGCGCCGTGCCGTTCGTGCCCAAGCGCCACCGGCTGTTCGACGCCTTGATGTTCAGCTACTGCGGCCTGGTCTGCCTGTTGCTGCTGTCGGTGCTGGGCATGGCGGTGTACACCTCTTTCATCAAGCTCTGGCCTTACAACCTGACGCTGGTGTGGGACCACTATTATTTCGGACTGATCCAGGACGGCATCCTGGAATCGTATTTCAACAGCCTGCGCCTGGCAGCCTACGTAGTCGCCAGCGGCATCGTGCTGATCTTTGGCAGCGCCTACCTGGTGGAAAAGACTCGCGGCATGGAAGCGGCGCGGCCGGTGATCCGGCTGCTGGCCATGCTGCCGATGGGCGTGCCGGGACTGGTGCTGGGCCTGGGTTACATCATGTTTTTCAACCACCCCGACAATCCGCTTAACTTCCTGTACCGCAGCATGGCGATCCTGGTGCTGTCGACGGTGGTGCACTACTTTACCTCCAGCTACCTGACCGCGGTCACCGCGCTGAAAGCCATCGACAACGAGTTCGAAGCGGTCTCGGCTTCGCTCAAGGTGCCCTTCTACAAAACCTTCCTGCGGGTGACGGTGCCGGTCTGCCTGCCGGCGATCCTGGACATCGGCCGCTACCTGTTCATCAACGCCATGACCACCATTTCGGCGGTGGTGTTTCTCTACTCTCCTGACACCACGCTGGCCTCGGTGGCGCTGCTGAACCTGGAAGCCGAGGGCAAGATCGGTCCGGCGGCGGCGATGGGAACCCTGATCGTGCTGACGTCCACCATCGTCTGCATCCTGTATGCGCTGACCACGCGCGTGCTGCTGAAGAAGGCGCAAAGCTGGTGCCAGACCTGA